A DNA window from bacterium contains the following coding sequences:
- a CDS encoding T9SS type A sorting domain-containing protein encodes GEARLDVFDITGRHVQTLARGPLSAGAHEVLFDARDLPSGVYFARLAAGEFVQTRRMLLVR; translated from the coding sequence CGGGAGAAGCGCGGCTTGATGTGTTCGATATCACGGGCCGCCATGTGCAAACGCTCGCACGCGGGCCGCTGAGTGCCGGAGCGCACGAAGTCCTGTTCGATGCCCGCGATCTGCCCAGCGGTGTTTATTTCGCGCGACTTGCAGCAGGCGAGTTCGTGCAAACCCGAAGAATGCTGCTCGTTCGGTAG